A DNA window from Engystomops pustulosus chromosome 10, aEngPut4.maternal, whole genome shotgun sequence contains the following coding sequences:
- the VCAM1 gene encoding vascular cell adhesion protein 1 — protein sequence MTKINIITITFLMLCCQIIFMHNITLHSPQTTIKAQIGEELHITCLASKCSDKNPGFTWSSLVDNTLSGSVNSVEQISILTMKVDAQTDGSYRCTVSCDNAPGEKSFKIIVYSFPSDPVLHISSLVVGKESRITCTFPSIYPADMLSAEILLDEETVASFDTSEMDFNSYDIQNISLPFDFTPVEELDNRQIKCLATLHFQDDYTEPIERSTTQNLVLTYPPMEPFVTARPSAKVRAGEQIHLSCSPNSKSQASVQWVKQIENEEHVMSADDTGSLIISNAKPDDSGVYICYTENRAGRKYSTVEILVQGPVEKPILSLEPGTRVRAGQLVIIECLASGSSNVTLWKVSEDGDILLTTMGKVTIGEVDPIDTAVYKCIAENQYGVSETMESLIVEYPPRETLLSSSSIDVNEGDVVTLTCVSDGFPTPNISIYQLLTSGESVLLSTDSVVTLSKVTSGTYQCQAQNRLGSQKEKMELLVRVPPKNTFITILPSHVVRDGESVHIRCTSESSPAPKLLLRIKTEMGITELESEHGLYSIPHATAENTGTYICQASNVIGHQFAEASLTVQVPPHHTQILVTPSSVVNEGDKVQIKCTSEASPKPRLALKMTNEYEVIELLSEDGEYNILNAEVIHTGTYLCEATNAAGREIVQTNLSVKVPPRSTYVYIYPSTVVIEGDSVQIWCFSEGLPDPRLVLKMRNENGSISLETHDGSYNITHVSKENAGTYICESTSMVGQEIATNTLTVLIPPRDTLVVVTPSQNIKEGDTVTITCETHSIPSPTITLQKVCAKNSTVLQTSNGTFTLYNVTRNDTGSYRLQIINSAGNKTEVFNITVAEQQKQSPRFNLTSLVIFGSVAFVSIGAIASIIYHLKKSKLQGSYSLVKALRSKV from the exons ACATCACCCTTCACTCACCACAGACTACAATCAAGGCTCAGATTGGAGAAGAACTTCATATCACTTGTTTAGCATCAAAATGTAGTGATAAGAATCCGGGCTTTACCTGGTCTAGCCTTGTAGACAACACTTTAAGTGGTTCTGTAAATTCTGTGGAACAAATATCAATCCTAACTATGAAGGTGGATGCTCAGACTGACGGGTCTTACCGGTGCACTGTGTCATGTGATAACGCACCAGGAGAGAAGAGCTTCAAGATCATTGTCTACT CATTTCCCAGTGACCCTGTCCTACACATCTCATCACTTGTGGTTGGCAAGGAGTCGCGTATCACCTGTACTTTCCCTAGCATCTATCCCGCAGATATGCTCAGTGCGGAGATCCTGTTGGATGAAGAGACTGTTGCTTCATTTGATACTTCAGAAATGGATTTCAATAGTTATGACATACAAAACATCAGCCTGCCTTTTGATTTTACCCCAGTGGAAGAGTTGGACAACAGGCAGATAAAATGTTTGGCTACACTGCATTTTCAAGATGATTATACTGAACCCATAGAGAGAAGTACAACGCAGAACCTTGTGCTTACAT ATCCACCGATGGAACCTTTTGTCACCGCTAGACCATCTGCAAAGGTTAGAGCTGGTGAACAAATACATCTATCATGTTCACCTAACAGTAAATCCCAAGCTTCTGTCCAGTGGGTGAAGCAGATTGAGAATGAAGAACATGTAATGTCAGCTGATGACACAGGGTCTTTGATCATTTCAAATGCAAAACCAGATGATAGTGGGGTCTATATCTGTTATACTGAAAACagagctggaagaaaatattctACGGTGGAGATTCTTGTTCAAG GTCCAGTGGAAAAGCCCATTCTGTCACTGGAGCCGGGAACAAGAGTGAGAGCTGGACAATTGGTGATAATTGAATGTCTTGCCAGTGGCAGTTCAAATGTTACATTGTGGAAAGTGTCAGAAGATGGAGACATTCTCTTAACCACAATGGGAAAAGTCACTATAGGTGAAGTGGATCCAATAGACACTGCTGTATACAAGTGCATAGCTGAGAATCAGTATGGTGTAAGCGAAACTATGGAATCCCTAATAGTGGAAT ATCCACCAAGGGAAACTCttctttcatcttcttctatTGATGTGAATGAAGGAGATGTAGTAACTTTGACTTGCGTTTCTGATGGGTTCCCTACGCCAAACATCTCTATTTATCAACTTTTAACTTCGGGAGAGAGCGTTCTCCTGTCTACAGATTCCGTGGTAACATTGTCTAAAGTAACCAGTGGAACTTACCAGTGCCAAGCTCAGAACAGGCTAGGAAGTCAGAAGGAAAAGATGGAACTACTGGTGAGAG ttccTCCAAAAAACACCTTTATAACTATTTTACCCTCACATGTGGTGAGAGATGGAGAAAGCGTACACATCCGGTGTACATCTGAATCTTCCCCTGCTCCTAAATTGTTACTGAGAATAAAAACTGAGATGGGCATTACTGAGCTGGAGTCTGAGCATGGGCTGTACAGTATTCCACatgccacagcagagaatacagggACCTATATATGTCAAGCATCAAATGTTATAGGACATCAATTCGCAGAGGCATCACTGACTGTACAAG TTCCCCCTCATCATACGCAAATATTAGTAACTCCTTCCTCGGTGGTAAATGAAGGAGACAAAGTACAGATCAAATGCACTTCTGAAGCATCACCAAAGCCTAGATTAGCTCTGAAGATGACAAACGAATATGAAGTAATTGAACTGTTGTCTGAAGATGGTGAATACAACATTTTAAATGCTGAAGTAATACATACAGGAACATATCTCTGTGAAGCAACAAATGCAGCTGGGCGTGAAATTGTACAGACCAACCTTTCTGTTAAAG TTCCGCCCAGAAGCacctatgtatatatctatcctTCAACAGTAGTAATTGAAGGTGACTCTGTACAGATCTGGTGCTTTTCAGAAGGACTTCCAGACCCAAGACTTGTCCTGAAAATGAGAAACGAAAATGGATCCATTAGCCTGGAGACACATGATGGTTCTTACAATATTACTCATGTCAGCAAAGAGAATGCAGGAACATACATCTGCGAGTCCACCAGTATGGTGGGACAAGAAATTGCAACAAATACATTGACTGTTCTAA TTCCACCACGAGACACCCTAGTGGTTGTGACTCCATCACAGAACATCAAAGAAGGTGATACAGTCACTATCACTTGTGAGACCCACAGCATCCCATCTCCAACCATCACTCTTCAGAAAGTGTGTGCCAAGAATAGCACAGTGCTACAGACCAGCAATGGCACCTTTACCCTGTACAATGTCACCCGCAATGACACTGGAAGTTACAGGCTTCAAATCATAAACAGTGCTGGAAATAAGACAGAGGTCTTCAATATCACTGTGGCAG AACAACAGAAACAGAGCCCAAGGTTTAACCTCACTTCTCTGGTCATCTTTGGATCTGTGGCATTTGTATCCATAGGTGCTATTGCCTCCATTATTTATCATCTCAAGAAATCAAAGTTACAAGGATCATACAGTCTTGTAAAAGCGCTGAGAAGCAAAGTGTGA